In Candidatus Krumholzibacteriia bacterium, the genomic window GTGGACGCCATGAAGCGCGGCGCCGCGGACTACCTGACCAAACCGATCTCCCGCGACGACCTGCTGCACACGGTGGAAAAGACACTCAAGCTCCACCGCCTGGAAGCGGAGAACGCGGAGTTGCGCAGCACCATCCAGGAGCGCTTTCGGTTCGAAAGCATCGTGGGACTCTCGCCGGCCATCACCGACCTGTTCGGCGTGCTCCGCAAGGTCGCACCCACCGACGCGACCGTACTGATTACGGGCGAGAGCGGGACCGGCAAGGAATTGATCGCCAAGGCCGTCCATTTCAACAGCCCGCGGCGCGGCGCGCGCCTCGTGGTGCTGAACTGCGCCGCCATTCCCCGCGATCTGCTGGAGAGCGAGTTGTTCGGCCACGTGCGCGGCGCCTTCACCGGCGCCATTCGCAACAAGCCGGGCAAGTTCGAGCTGGCGCACGGCGGCACCATCTTCCTGGATGAAATCGGCGCCATGCCCGTCGAACTGCAATCGAAACTCCTGCGTGTTCTGCAGGAGCGCGAACTGGAGCGCGTGGGCGACGAACGCACCATCGAGGTGGACGTGCGCGTCATCGCCGCCACCAACCGGCCGCTGGCCGCGCGCGTGGCCGCGGGCGAGTTTCGCGAGGATCTCTACTACCGGCTCAACGTGGTCCCGGTGCGTGTTCCGCCCCTGCGCGAACGCGCCGGCGACATCCCGCTGCTGGTGGATCATTTTCTGCGCCGCTTCATGCCGGGCGCGGGCGTCTCCCTCACCGCGGAGGCAATGGGCCTGCTGGAGCACTACCCCTGGCCGGGAAACGTGCGCGAGCTGGAGAACTTCTGCGAGCGCATCGTCCTCATGCGCAGTGGCAACACCATCGACGCCGCCACGGTGGCCGGGCGGCTGGCGGAACTGGCGCGCGAGGCGCCCGCCACCGGCGCACCGACGCTGCACGAAATCGAGCGCAATGCCGTCGTCGAGGCGCTGCGCGCCTCCGGCTGGAACCGTTCGCGCGCCGCGCGCCGCCTCGGTGTCCCCCGGCACGTCCTGCTCTACCGCATGAAGAAGTTCGCCATCCTGGAGGACAACGAGACCCCCGGCTGAGCCCGCGGTGCCAGGGTGGCACAGCACCGGGACTTCGTGCTAACCTGTCGAGCCCGCGCGTGCCGTCACGCGCGACGCAACCACCAACGTCCCCCGCATTGCAAAGGAGTGAACAGTTGCGACGCGTCGTCCTGTTTTGCCTCGCGGCGATCGCCGCTGTGAGCGCGGTGCCCGCCGCGGCGGCGGACTACTTTCAGCAGTTCGTCCACTATACCATCCGGGTTCAGCTCGACACGGAGCGCAAGTGGATTTCCGGCTCGGAGACGATTGTCTATGCGAACAACTCGCCGGACACGCTGCGCGAGTTCTACCTCCACCTCTATCCCAACGCGTTTCGCGACAAGAACGTCCCCTACCAGAAGGACGAGAATCGCAAGTACAACCTGACCCTGCGCGACGTCCCCGGGGACCACAAGGGATGGCTGGACCTGCGCGGGGTGCGCGTGGGTGCGGACTCGGTGACGGTGACGGTGGAGGGGACCCTCGCGCACATGGACCTCCCCCGCCCCCTCGCGCCCGGCGACTCGATGACCATTTCCTTCGATTTCGACGGCAAGGTGCGCAAGGGCGCGGACCGCTCCGGCTACAAGGGGGATCACTACGACTTCGCCCAGTGGTACCCCAAGGTGGTCGTGTACGATGAAAAGGGGTTCCACCCCGACCAGTTCATGACCGGCGAGTTCTACGGGGAGTTCGGCACCTTCGACGTGCACATCGAACTGCCGTCGCATTTCGTCGTGGTCGCAACCGGAACCGTGCAGAGCGGCGACCCGGGCTGGGACTACAACCCGCCGCACGAGAAGAACGCGCCCCGGCGCAAAGCGGACGGCGGCAGCAAGACCGTGCATTTCCACGCCCAGAGGGTGCACGACTTCGCCTGGTGCGCCGATCCCAGCTACGTCGTGCAGGACACCACGCTCGACGGCATCGAAATCCGCAGCGCCTACCGGCGCTCCAGCGCGAAGACCTGGGAGGATTCCACCCTGGCGCACGCGGTGCGCGCCATCAAGTGGTACGGCAGCAAGGTGGGCAGGTACCCCTACCCGCAGATCACGGTGGCGGAGATGCTGCGCGGCGGCGGCATGGAGTACCCGATGTTCGTCATGGACGGCCGCGCCAGCGAGGGTCTGGTGATGCACGAGATCGGCCACGTGTACTTCTACGGAATCCTCGCCAACGACGAGCGGGAGGAGGCGTGGCTGGACGAGGGCTTCGCGACCTTCATGACCGCGTGGTACAACACCGAGACCCACGGACCCTGGGGTGATACCAGCGAGTGGAACTTCTACCAGCGCATCACGCCCCAGTACAACATCTGGGAGAAGTACCGGCGCAACGTGTTCGACCTGGAGCGCCGCCACTACGGCGAGCGCGTCT contains:
- a CDS encoding sigma-54 dependent transcriptional regulator, whose translation is MADRVLIIDDDESIRKVLGFMLEEAGYQVDKAASADEGARAIAQRRPDLVLSDIKMPRKDGMELLGEIKAADPSLPVVILTAFGSVENAVDAMKRGAADYLTKPISRDDLLHTVEKTLKLHRLEAENAELRSTIQERFRFESIVGLSPAITDLFGVLRKVAPTDATVLITGESGTGKELIAKAVHFNSPRRGARLVVLNCAAIPRDLLESELFGHVRGAFTGAIRNKPGKFELAHGGTIFLDEIGAMPVELQSKLLRVLQERELERVGDERTIEVDVRVIAATNRPLAARVAAGEFREDLYYRLNVVPVRVPPLRERAGDIPLLVDHFLRRFMPGAGVSLTAEAMGLLEHYPWPGNVRELENFCERIVLMRSGNTIDAATVAGRLAELAREAPATGAPTLHEIERNAVVEALRASGWNRSRAARRLGVPRHVLLYRMKKFAILEDNETPG